The Ferrovibrio sp. MS7 sequence GCCTGGCGCATATCCGCACCTGGACCTATATCGCGCATCGTGGCAGTGTGGGACAAGAACGCGGGCAGAAACGCCAACACGGCAAAAGTGCCGGCTGGCTTGACGACGGGCCGCTTTGGCAGGAAAAGACACGGGCGATCGAGGACAGGCTGTCGGATGCGCTGCATGAGCGGCTCACCCAGCGTTTCGTCGACCGCCGCGCCACGGTGCTGACCAGGCACCTGCGCGACATCAAGACATTGGCCATTCGTATCGCAGAGGATGACGCGCTCATGGTTGAAGGCGAAAGCATTGGCCGCATTGTCGGCTTGCGCTTTACCCCGGACGGGCATGAGACCGGCGAGGAGGAGCGGGCGCTGCGCGCCGCCGCGCATCGCGCGCTCGGGCCGGCATTGGAAGAACGCGCCCGCGAGATCCTCGGCCTGGCCGATGACCGCTTCGGGCTTTCGCCGGAAGGCGCGATCATCCTCAAGGACGATCCGATCCATGCCCATGGCGCGGCCTTGGCAAAACTCGCCAAGGGGCCGATGCCGCTGGAGCCGAAGCTGGTGCTGCTCGCCGACGAAGCCTTGCCGGCGGAGCATCGCCGCGCGGTGGAAGACCGCCTGCAGCGCTGGCTCGACGCGCATCTGCGCCAGCATTTGGGCGATCTCTACAAGCTGCGCGATGCCGACCTGAAAGGGGCTGCGCGCGGCATTGCCTTCCAGCTCGCCAATGATTTCGGCGCCGTGCTGCGCGAGGATGTGAACGAGCTGCTGCGCGCCATGGACCAGACGGCGCGGCATCCGCTGCGGCGTTTGGGCGTCACCTTCGGCGAGATGCATATCTTCCTGCCGAAGCTGCTGAAGCCGAAACCGACGCAGCTCAAGACATTGCTGTTCTCGATCAACAACGAGAAGCCGCCGCTCAGCCCGCCGCCGCCGGGCCTGACCTCGCTGGATATCATCGAGCCGCGCCCGGAACGCTGGTGGCTCGCCGCCGGCTTCCTGCGCGTCGAAAACCGCGCCTACCGCCTCGATATCGTGCAGCGCATCGCCGAGGGCGCGCGCAAGGCCGAGCATGACGCCAAGCATCCGCCGGCTTTGTTCTCGATCTCGCCGGTGACGCCCATAAAGCCGGAGGACACCAAGCCCGAAGCAGAGACAGCCGAGGCCGCGGCAACCGGGACAGACGAAGCCGCAGCCATTGCCGCCACGGTGGAGGAAATCGAAGCCCCCGCCGAAGCGCCTGTTGAAGCCGTTGTGGAAGCTGAAGCAGCCGCTGGCGAGACGCCTGCCGCTGAAGCCCCGGCCGAAACAGCTCCGGCTCCGGTCGCCTCTCAGCCGGTGCGCCGCAAGCCGCGCCCGGATGGTTCCTTCCCGCCGGCGGTGGAATGGATGAACCTGGCAGGCTGCGGCACCGAGCAGCTCCGCCTGCTGCTGATCAAGCTCGGCTACCGCCCGGTGCAGCGCAGCCTCGACGATGGCCAGCCGGCGATCGAGATGTTCGTGCGCTCGGGCAAGGCGATCCAGGCCAAGCGCCAGCGCGAGCAGGAAAAGCGCCAGCGCGAGGAAGCCATCATCAAGGACAGCCCGTTCGCCGCGCTGGCGAAACTCAAGCAGCGCTAGAGCACTGCAGGGGCCAAGCTCGGACAGGGGCCCTCCTTTTAACCCGTCATGCCCGCGCAGGCGGGCATCCCATTTTCTTTTTCGGCCAGAGATGCCCGAAGGGCTGGCCGGGGCATGACGAAACCGGGGAGCGCCGCCGCATTGCCTCAAACGCGCCCACGCGGTAGTTTCCGCCCAACGTCTCCGTAGCTCAGCTGGATAGAGCGGCTGCGTCCTAAGCAGCGGGTCGGGAGTTCGAATCTCTCCGGGGACGCCATTCCTTACTTGTTCAGCGCCATCTCCAGTGCGGTGTCGCAATGCACCAGCGTCGTGTCGAACACCGGCACGCGCACATTGCCCTGATGGAGCAGCATGCCGACTTCGGTGCAGCCGAGGATCAGGCTGTCGGCGCCGCGCGCCACCAGGCGTTCAGCAATCGCGATATAGGCGGCCTGGCTCTCGGCCGTCACGATATCGCGGCAGAGTTCATCGTAGATGATGCGGTGCGTCTCGGCGCGGTCGGCGGCTTCCGGGAGCAGCGGCGTGAGGCCGGCGGCAATGAGGCGGCCGGTGTAGAATTCCTGCTCCATGGTGAAGGCAGTGGCCATCAGCCCTGGGCGGCGCAGGCCGGCTTCGCGGATACGGGCGGCGGTAGCATCCGCGATATGCAGCAGCGGGATTGAGACGCCCTGCATCATCTGGTCGGCCAGCTTGTGCATGGTGTTGGTGGCGAGCAGCAGGAAATCCGCGCCGCCGCGCTGCAAGGCTTTTGCTTCCCGGTTCAGGATCGCGCCGGCCTGCTGCCATTCGCCGGCCATCTGCAACGTTTCGATCACCGCGAAATCCAGCGAGCGGATCAGCAATTCCGGCGAATGCAGGCCGCCCAGGCGTTCACGCGTGCGATTGCAGAGTTCACGGTAGTAGATCTGCGTCGAGGCGGCGGACATGCCGCCGAGGATGCCGATGGTTCTCATCGATGGCGGGTTTTCATCTATCCGACAGGCCGCGTTGCAGTGGCCTCAGCCTTCCTTTACCGCCACGGGGGCGGAGAAGCTGTAGCCGATGCCGTAGACCATCTTGATCGGGGCTTCGCCGCCCGAGGCTTCCTCGATCTTGCGGCGCAGGCGACGCACCAGGGCATCGATCGAGCGGTCTTCGGCGCGCAGGCTGGGCCGCGACAGCACGCGGGCGATTTCATCGCGCGGGCAAGCCTTGCCGGCGCGCTCGATCAGCGCCGAGAGGAAGGCGACTTCGCTGCCGGTCAGCCGCACGCTGGCGGCATTGGGGGCGGTGAGCTGCCATTGCATCGGCTGGAACTGCCAGCCGGCTTCGCCATGGGCGGCTGCCTCGCCGGCCTCGCCGGCGCCACCTTCAGCGCTGGCGCGGGTCTGTTCCAGGCGGCGCAGCACCGAGCGGATCGTCGCCTCGATCTCGCGCAAGCTGGCATGCTTCACCAGATAGGCATCGGCGCCGCTTTCCAGGCCCTCGACGCGATCATCGGCACTGGAGCGCATGGTGAGCATCACGATGCCGCAATCGGAATCCTGGCGCAGTTCGCGCGCCAGATCGAAACCGTTGCCATCGGGCAGGTTGACGTCGAGCAGCACCAGATCAGGCACACCGTGCCAGGCGATATGGTTGCGGAAACCGGTGGCATCGCCGATGCCGGTGACGCTGTAGCCATGCGCCAGCAGGAAGTCCACCAGATCGACGCGCAGCGACGGTTCGTCTTCGACGACGACGACGCGGGTCTGGGGGGGGGAAGCGGCTTCGACGCGGGTAACCATGTCCGCAGTATATGTAATTTTGTCCTCCCGTCGACTACCTGCGGCGGTACCGCGAAGCGGCGCCTACTCTTGCGGAGAAGTTGCATTTTATGATGGGCAAATCACCCTGCCTTGGTCCGTTCGGCGCCGCCTTTGCGGCTTTCCCAGGCAACATGTCCATGGCGGCTAGATGTCCGAGCCGGTGGTGTTGGCGCCCGCCAGCATCATGCCTTCACGGCGGGCATCGCCGAAGCGGCAGCCGCGCAGGTCGGCCTCGCTGAAATTGGCCCGGCTCAGGTTGGCCGGCCAGTTGCGGCCCGTCGGCCGGCCGGCGGGATCGCGCAGCGGCACCGCCAGGAAGCGGGTGCCGCGCGCCTTGACCTTGGTCAGCACCGAGCCGGCCAGGTTGGCGCCATCCAGCACCGCGCCATCCAGGTTGGCGCCATTCAGGTTGGCTTCCGAAATATCGGCCAGCGTCAGGTCGGCTTCGGCGAGCTGCACATTATGCAGGTCGGCGCCGCGCAGCATGGCGGCGCGCAGATCGAAGGCGGAGAGATCGAGGCCGATCAGCGAGCGGCCGCCGAGATCGAGCCGGGTACCGCTGGCGCCGTTGGTGTTGATCCACACACTATGGGCATCGATCAGCGGCTGCAGCCAGTCGGGCAATTCGCTGTTCGGGCGGCGGCGCACCGCGCCGGAAAGATCGGCGCCGTCGAGGTTGCATTTCGAGAGATCGACATTGCGCAGGTTGGCGCCGGAAAGATCGGCGCCGGTGAATTTCGCCCCCACCACCTGGGCACCGACCAGATTGGCCTCGCGCAGCTTGGCGCCGGAGAAATCCGCGCCTGAGAGATCGGCACCGGCGAGATTGGCGGCGAAGAGATTGGAGCGCGGGAAGGTAGCGTTGCCGGCGGATGACAGTTTGAGCAGCGCACCGGAAAGATCGGCGCCGGAAAAATCGGCGCGCTCGATCTGGGTGTTGCTCATGTTGGTCGGCCGTTCCTCTGATTCCTCGCGGCCATTCACCAGGCGCAGGATCTTGCCCGGGCGCAGATCGGCATCGCGCAGGATGGCATCGTTGAGCCGGGCATTGCTGAGGTTGACGCCGCGCATGTCGGTGCGCACGAAGCTGCAACCGGAGAGATCGGCGCGGCTGAAATCGACGCCCTGCAGATTGGCGGCATCGCAGCGCGAGCCGCGCAGCATGGCATCGGTGAGGGTGCAGCCGGTGAGGATGGCGCTGCGCAGATCGAGGTTAAGCCCAGAGAGGCCGGAAAGATCGATCATGCGCATGACGATGCGCTGGCCGGCCGGCAGATTGGAGGTGAAGCGCGCATGCGCCGCCGCCGCCTTCAGGAAGGAGCGGATATTCGGATTCTGATTCTGGGCAGCATTGCCCGCCGGTTCTAACGCCATCGCCCTTCACGCCTACCCAAACAGCGACCGGCAACACCGCCGGTCCGCCGGGGGCATGGCTGCTCATGCCCCACTGGGTTGAATATCGAGAATCACCCTGCTGGTCACAAGAATTATTGCAGTCGACAAAGGTATAAAATTCACAGGTTTTATGCGGCCATGGCAATTCGTGGCGATTGGTCGTATTTCGTCATATTGATCAGCTTCCATGCTGTCTCGCATTCTCATGCGGACGGTATCAGGCAACGGGTAGCGTTATCTCGGCAAAGGTGCCCTGGCCTGGCTTGCTCTGCAACCTCAGTTCGCCATTTTGTGCTTCGAGCAGGCGTCGCACCGCATGCAGGCCCAAACCGGTGCCGCGTGCCTTACCAGCATTGGAACCTCGAAAGAAGCGTTCACCAAGCTGTGCCAGGTCGTCGGCCGGAATGCCGATGCCCCGGTCGGCGATGCCGATAATGGCCACGCCGCCCTGCCGCCCCAGGCTGAGCGCCACCGGCTGCCCGGCGGCAGAGTATTTCAGGGCATTGTCGATCAGGTTGGCGCAGATGGTGGCGATCCAGTCCGGGTCGCCGAGTGCCGCCAGGTCATCCTCGCCCGGCGCCACGCTCAAGCTCAGGCGTTCGGCATTGCCGGCGCCGACATCGCGGCAAAGCTCCTGCAGCAGGGGTTTGAGCTGCACCGGTATGCGCCGACCGGCACTGAGGCCGCCTTCCAACTGCTCATTGGCCAAGAAGGTATCCATCAGCCGCCGCAGCCGCCGCCCGGCGCCTCGGATCGCCTCCAGCCGCTGCAGCACGCCCTGACCGGCCTGGGGCAGCAGGTTTTCCAGCATCTCGGCGGCGCGGTCGATCACCGCCACCGGGGTGCGGAAATCATGCCCCACCATGTCGATGAACAGGCGCTGCTCGCGGCGCAGATCGCCCTCCTTTTCCAGCGCCGCGCTGAGCTGCGCCTGCAATTGCCGCCGCGTCTCCACCTCGTTCGCCAAGGCCTCGTTGCGCCGGGTGAGTTCATCCAGCAGCCGGCTGCCGACCAGCGCCACCAGGGCGATGAAATGCAGCCCGGCATAGATGATGGTGCTCAGCACCCACAGCACCTGCTCCGGCTCCAATTGCCAGGAGGCATCCGGCGGGCGCAAGAACTGGGCATGGAAGGCACGCAGCAGCGAGGTGCCGCCATGCGCCAGGTTCAGCGTCACCAGCGCCCAGCGCAGGGCCGGCCGGATATTCGTGGCCGGAATCATGTTCAGGGCGGTGACGATGGTGATGATGCCGATGAAGCCGGTAAGCGCGACAATGCGGATGGAAACATTCCCGGGCACCAGCAGCAGCAGCAGTGGCCAGGTGATGGCGGTGACGCTGACCATGAGCCAGGCGAACCAGCGCAGCGAGGGCCGCCCAACCAGTTGCATCATGCCGACCATCACCGTGGCATAAGCGATGATGATCATCAGGTTGGCGGCGCAGATGATCAGGAAGCCGGGCGAGACTTCGCGCACGGCATGCAGGATTGCCCCAAGCGCTGCAGCAGCAGAGCCGAGCATGATGTTGCGCACGCCCGGCATGTCGCGCACGCCACGGCGCAGCGCGAACCAGCCGGCGGCCTGAACCACAAGCTGCACCAGCAGCACCAGGTTCATGGTCAGCAGATCGATCTTCATTCCCGGCTCATTTTTTTGTTTTCGTTTACGCCCTTAGCCGGTCTGTTCCGGTACCCGGCAGGGCAGCCGCAGCACGGCAAGGCGGCCCGGCCCGGCAGCGGTACCGCTGAGCAATTCGCCGCCTTGTGCTTCCAGCAGCCGGCGCGCGGTGATCTCGCTTAAAGATTCGCCATCGGTTGCCGGGGCATTGCCTTCGAGGATCAGTTCAGCCGTCGTCTCGCCCGCCGCTGTCACGCTCTGGTGCAGCACCAGCTTGAGCGGCACCGCCTGCGGCCCGACGCCATGCAAAGCCGCATCCACCAGACTGGCAATGGCAATGCGGGTGAGATCGGGATCGCCCTGCACCAGGCAATGCTGCGGCAGGTCGAGATCGATCCGGGCGGCCTGCTGCTCGTCCAGGCCGACATGCCATTCATCAAGCTGATCGGCGAGATCGAAGCTTTCGCGGCGCGGTTCGCCGAGCCCGCTTTGCAGCCTTTCCTGCGCCAGGAAGGCATCGATCATCAGCCGCAGACGCTGGCCCTCGTTGCGCATCGCCGCCACTTCGCCAAGCTGCGGCGCCGCTTCCGGCTTGGCCGACAGTGTGATGCCGATCATCTCGGCGGCGCGGTCCATGATCGCCAGCGGCGTGCGGAATTCATGGCTCACCATGTCAAGGAAATGCCGCTGCTCGCGCCGCGCCGCACTTTCCTCGGCCAAGGCAGCGGCCAGTTCCGCCTGCAACTGCCGGCGCTGGTCGGCCTCGCGCAGTAGCATCTCGTTCTGCTGCACCAGGGCATAGGCCAGGCGACTGCCGAGCAGGGCGACGATGCCGATGAAGAAGAAGGCGGCGTAGAGGATGAATTCCAGGTAGAAGACGCTGCGGATGCCGGCCGGCACCAGGCTGCTGCCGGTGAGGATTTCCTCCAGGCCATCGATGAAGCGGAAGGCGGAGAAGGCGGCATGGAACAGGTTGAGCGCCGCGATCAGGCCGCGTATCACCTTCGGCGCCTGCTGCGCACCCCAGGCCTCCCGCGCACAGGCCAGCGCGATACCCATGCCCAGCACGGCACCGATGGCGCCGATCCAGCCCACATGGCCCGGCACAAGCAGGGCATAGAGCGGCCAGGCGACCAGGTTGATCGCATAAAGCCCGACGCCGATACGCCAGGGCCGCGGCCGGTCGGCCATATCGGCAACCGCGAACAGCGTCAGCACCAGGCCGCCGACGCCGAGATAATTCGCCAGCACATCGCTGAGCCAGACACTGACCTCGCCGCGCAGGCTGAGCAGCAGCAGGCCGGGCACGAACAGCAGCGAGGAGATGAAGGAGATTTTCACCCCCGGCGTATGCGGCTGGTTGCGCCAGATCAGCAGCCAGCCGATGCCCTGCAGCAGCAGCACCGCCGCCAGCACCACCGCGAGCGTCTTTTGATCAAGCAGCATGGTTTCCGCTCCTGTGCAGATCCGCGGCCTGGGCTTCATCGCGAGCACCTGGCAGCGGCAGATAGACCGTGAAGATGGTGCCCTGGCCGGGCTGGCTGTGTACCGTGAAACGCCCGCCATACCACTGGATCAGGCGCGCGGCGCTGAACAGGCCGAGTCCCGTGCCGGGAATGGTGGCGGCATTGCCGGCACGGAAGAAACGCGTGCCGATGCCGTGCAGATCCTGCGCCGGAATGCCGATGCCGCGATCGGCGACGCGGATTTCGGCTTCCTCGCCGCTGATCGAAAGGCTGAGCGCCACCGGCTGATCCAGGGGAGAGTATTTCAGCGCGTTGTCGATCAGATTGGCCAGCGCCAATGACAGCATCGCGGCATTGGCCTGCACCTGTACCGGGGTTTCCGGCAGGCGCAGATGGATGCGGCCCGGACGATCCGGCGGCTGGCGCTGTTCAGCAAGGTCGCTGAGCAGGGTGCCAAGCTCGACTTCGCCCTGCGGCTGCTGCGCCAGATGTTCGCTGACTTGGCGGTCAAGCAGGAAAGTGTCGATCAGGGTGCGCAGGCGCTGCGCCGCCGTGACAATGGCATGGGCGCGGTTGGCAATCGCCGGGTTCTGTGTCAGCGCCTCGGCGCGGTCGATCACATGCAGCAGCGGATTGCGGAAATCATTGGCGATACGGGCGATGAAGCCATGCTGTTCGCGCCGCAACGCCGTTTCCTGCGCCAGTGCGGCATCGAGCTGGCGCTGGATATCGGCGCGCTGCTGCAATTCGCTGACCAACTGGTCGTTACGCTGGCGCACATTCCTGTGCAACTGCAATCCGAGCAGCACACCGAAGGTGATGCTGGCGGCGATGGTGGCAACGATATTCTCGCAGGCCCAGACCAGGCGGCTGAGCGAGGGATCCATGACACCTTCATGCACCGTGTCGCCGATGCCGGTAAGGCCGCGCCCGAGGCTGAAGAAGCCATGCAACGCCCAGGCGCTGACGAAAACCGCACGCATATTCTGCGGCAGGTTGGACTGCCACAAGGTCAGCGACATGCCAAAGGCCAGGATGGCGAGCAAGGGCGTGTTCAGCAGGGTGCGGTAGCCGCGCTCATCGGGCCAGAAGCCGAGCAGCACCGGCCATACCAGCACCACTACCGCGACACTGACATAGACCAGCCTGGTCTGGCGCGGGCGGTGCAGCAGATCGGCATGGGCGAACTGCATCAGCCCGGCAGAGTAGATGAAGATGACATTGGCGACATAGCTGGAAAGCCATGGCGAGACCGCGTCGCGCAGCACCAGCAGCACCACGCCGATACCGTTGAGCACGATCGAGGCGGTCCACACCGCCAGGCCCGGCTGCTTCGGCTGCACCCGCCATACGATCGCCCAGGCAACGCCATGGATCAGCATCAGCGCCGCTTGCACGATCAACAGGGTGCGCAGATCCAGCGTCATCATGCCCCCTGCTGCAACGGCAGATGCACGGTGACCTGCGTGCCCTTGTCAGGCTCGGAGGAAACCAGGAAACGGCCGCCATGGAACTGGATCAGCCGCGCCGCGCTGAACAGCCCCAGGCCCGTGCCCTGCACCTTGGCGGCATTGCCGGCGCGATAGAAACGCTGGCCGATGGCGGCAAGGTCGCTGGCCGGGATGCCGATGCCGCGATCCTGCACCGTCACCACCGCCTCGTCACGCTCGCGGTGCAGGCGCACATCCACCGCTGCATCGGCGGCCGAGTATTTCAGCGCATTATCCACCAGGTTGCCGAACACGATGGCCAGCATGGCGGCATCGCCATGGGCCATCACCGGCAGCTCGGGCGCTGCGAAGCGCAGCCGCTGCTCGGCATTGGGCCGCCCGCCGGGCCGGCTATGATCGCGCAGCAGGTCATGCAGCAGCACTTTCAGGTCCACGGCATCGTGGCGCATCTCGGCAATGCCGCTGCGGATACGGCGCTCGAGCAGGAAGGTACGGATCAGCAGCTTAAGCCGCGCATTGGCGCCGCCGATGGCATCGAGGCGCGGCATGATACGCTCGCGGAATTCTGCCGGTGCCGCGCGCAAAGCCTCGGCATGGCCGGCGATGGCGCGCAGCGGGCGGTCCAATTCCTGCCCCATGCGGGTGACGAATTGCTGCTGCTCGCGCCGCATGCTGGCTTCGCGGCTCAAGGCACCGCGCAACTGCACCTGCAGCATGCGCTGGGTGGCGATGATCTCGGTCAGTGCCTGATTCTGGTTCTGCTGGTCCCGGGTCAGGCGGATGCCGAACAGCATCGCGAACACCACCGAATAGACGAACAGCGCGATGGTATGCTCAAACGACCAGAATACGTTGAAGAAATTGCCGATCAGGTAGGAGGTGCCGTCCGGCGTCAGGGCGCCATAGACGCCGCGTATTGCCAGCGCTATCGCATGGAGCACCGCCAGCACCAGCACCGGGCCGCGCGCGCGCCACCCAAAGCTGGTATCAACCAGGATCAGCCAGGCGACGCACAGAAACTGAACGCCGGCGAACAGCGCGTAGAACACGATGCGGATGCCGATATCGTCGGGTCGCGTGATCCAGAGAAACGACCATAGCAGCAGGGTCAGCAGCGACAGGCCATAGAGCAGCAGGCGCGGCCTGGGCTGGCGCAGCAGGTCGGCAATGGCGAAGATGGTGAAGCTCTGGCCCAGGATCACCAGCGTGTTGGCCAGCACCACGGAGAGCCAATCGCTGATCATGCCGCGCAACGCCACCAGCACCAGGCCGGCGGCGATCAGCACGATGCCGCCGGTCCAGGGCCGCAGGCCAGGCAGCCTTGGATGCGCCAGCCATATCATCACCCAGGACAGGCTGGCAGCCGCGGCCAGCAGGCTGGTGACGAATAATATGGTGCGGGTATCCAGCATCAGGCTGCCACCGCGGTGGCGTCGTGCAGCGGCAGATGCACGGTGATGCGCGTGCCCTGTTCGGGCACGGAATCGACCAGAAAACGACCGCCATGGAACTGGATCAGCCGCGCCGCGCTGAACAACCCGAGGCCGGTGCCGGGCACATTGGCGGTGTTGCCGGCGCGGAAGAAGCGCCGCCCGATGGCGCCGAGATCGCGTTCGGGAATGCCGATGCCGCGATCCTGCACGATCACCACGGCTTCGTCATGATCGCGGCTGAGGCTGACCTCCACCACCGCATCGGCGGGAGAGTATTTCAGCGCATTGTCGATCAGGTTGCCGAACACCACCGCCAGCATGGCGGCATCGCCGCGCGCCGTCACCGCGCCATCGGGCAGTGCCAGCTTCAGCCGCCATTCCGCGCCGGGCCGCCCGCCGGGCCGGCCATGTTCGCGCAGCAGATCGGTGAGCAGGACGCCCAGATCCACCGGATCGCGGCGCATGTCGCCCATGCCGCCCTGAATGCGGTGGTCGAGCAGAAAGGTGTCGATCAGCATGCGCAGCCGCCGCGCCGCGCTGCCAATGGCCTCGAGGCGAGGGGCAATGGTCGCCTGCAGCGGCTGCGGCACATCGCCGAGCCGTTCGGCATTGCGCACAATGCCACGCAGCGGCTCGTCGAAATCCTGGCTGACGCGGGTGATGAAACGCTGCTGCTCGCGGCGCAGGCCGGCCTCGGTATCCAGCGCCGAGCGGAGCTGACCCTGCAGGCCGCGCTGGGCATCTATCTCTTCGGCCAGGACCAGATTGCGGCGCTGCAGGTCGGCGGTGAGGCGGGCACCAAGCAGCACCGCAAAGCTGACGGTAAAGGCGATCACCGAGATGGTATTCTCGAACGCCCAGAAGATATTGATGGCCGTGCCGCGCAGATAATCGGCGCCCTGGCTGAGCAGTGCCCCGCTGATGCCATGCAGCAGCAGCACGCAGGCATGGAAAATCGCATAGGCGATACCGGGCAGGCGCTGCAGATAGGGCAGCGTGCGGTCGCGCAGCAGCATCCATGCCATGGCGCAGTAGATCGTCAGCACCAACAGGGCATAAATCGCCTGGCGCAGGCCCAGTTCGTCCGGCCAGCCGAACCACAGGATCGGCCACAGCACCACCACGATGCCGGTGATACTATAGCCGAGGCGCAACGGACGCGGCCGGCCAAGCACATCGGCGAAGGCGAAAATCATCAGCACCTGGCCATGCACCGCCAGTACATTGCCGACAATCACCGACAACCAGCCATCGACCACGCCGCGCAAGGCCAGCAGCACCAGGCCGACGCCGGCACAGACCGTGGTCAGCAACCAGGTACGCACACCCGGCAAATGCCGTTGTCCCAACCAGACCGGCAGCCAGGCAAGGCAAACGCCGATGGCGAGGACAAAGGTAGTGAAAATCAGGGTGCGGACATCAAGCATCGCCCGCAGATATAGCACAGATTTCCGCCCGAACAGTTACCGGGGTTGTGGCCGGCAGGGCTGTCGGGCGGGTCGTGTAGCGCCCCCTACAGGGGGGCGATGCGGCTGAAGGCCGGGGCGCGTTTCTCGCGGTGCGAGGCCAGGCCCTCACGGGCATCCGGACCGCCGAAGCCGAGCATTTCCAGCGCCAGCGAGGCATCGAAGCTCGGCCCGGCCATGCGCAGCCAGTTGTTCAGGGCATATTTGGTCCAGCGCACGGCGGTCGGCGAGCCGGCGGCCAGCTTCTGCGCCACCTCCAGCGCCTTCGGGTAGAGTTCGGCTTCGTCGACACAGAGCGACACCAGGCCGATCCGCTCGGCCTCTTCGCCGCTCACCGGTTCGCAGAGCAGCAGATGATACTTGGCCTTGGCCATGCCGCAGAGCAACGGCCAGACGATGGCGGCATGGTCGCCGGCGGCGACGCCAAGCCTGGTATGGCCATCAATGATGCGGGCATTCTTCGCCGCGATCGAGATATCGGCCAGCAGGCCGGCGACCAGTCCGGCGCCCACCGCCGGGCCATGCATGGCGGAAACGATGGGCTTGGAGCAGTTGATGACGTTGTAGACCAGGTCGCGGGCTTCCTTCCAGGTCCGCGTCACGGTGTCGAAATCCCGCGTCATCTGCTCC is a genomic window containing:
- a CDS encoding helicase-related protein, which translates into the protein MTHQAPIQLGRVLCVLGPTNTGKTHLAVERLLGHKSGIIGLPLRLLAREIYDRAVAIKGAARVALVTGEEKIVPPQAQWFICTVEAMPLERQYDFLCVDEIQLCGDAERGHVFTERLLHARGAQETMFLGADTMRALIRRLVPQAEFIARPRLSALEYAGSKKLSRLPPRSAVVAFSASDVYAIAELLRRQRGGAAVVLGALSPRARNAQVAMFQNREVEVMVATDAIGMGLNLDIEHMAFAETSKFDGISIRPLTPAELGQIAGRAGRHLRNGTFGTTNNPYGGESPVLDPEIIERIENHHFDPVPVARWRNAALDFRSPQALLRSLDAPPPREGLMRAREADDLLALKALLQDDDAMHRAKGHDRVQLLWQVCEIPDFRKSLHDGHVRLLSQIYRHLCDRDGRLPADWVQGQLTRIDRTEGDIDTLSNRLAHIRTWTYIAHRGSVGQERGQKRQHGKSAGWLDDGPLWQEKTRAIEDRLSDALHERLTQRFVDRRATVLTRHLRDIKTLAIRIAEDDALMVEGESIGRIVGLRFTPDGHETGEEERALRAAAHRALGPALEERAREILGLADDRFGLSPEGAIILKDDPIHAHGAALAKLAKGPMPLEPKLVLLADEALPAEHRRAVEDRLQRWLDAHLRQHLGDLYKLRDADLKGAARGIAFQLANDFGAVLREDVNELLRAMDQTARHPLRRLGVTFGEMHIFLPKLLKPKPTQLKTLLFSINNEKPPLSPPPPGLTSLDIIEPRPERWWLAAGFLRVENRAYRLDIVQRIAEGARKAEHDAKHPPALFSISPVTPIKPEDTKPEAETAEAAATGTDEAAAIAATVEEIEAPAEAPVEAVVEAEAAAGETPAAEAPAETAPAPVASQPVRRKPRPDGSFPPAVEWMNLAGCGTEQLRLLLIKLGYRPVQRSLDDGQPAIEMFVRSGKAIQAKRQREQEKRQREEAIIKDSPFAALAKLKQR
- a CDS encoding aspartate/glutamate racemase family protein encodes the protein MRTIGILGGMSAASTQIYYRELCNRTRERLGGLHSPELLIRSLDFAVIETLQMAGEWQQAGAILNREAKALQRGGADFLLLATNTMHKLADQMMQGVSIPLLHIADATAARIREAGLRRPGLMATAFTMEQEFYTGRLIAAGLTPLLPEAADRAETHRIIYDELCRDIVTAESQAAYIAIAERLVARGADSLILGCTEVGMLLHQGNVRVPVFDTTLVHCDTALEMALNK
- a CDS encoding response regulator transcription factor, with amino-acid sequence MVTRVEAASPPQTRVVVVEDEPSLRVDLVDFLLAHGYSVTGIGDATGFRNHIAWHGVPDLVLLDVNLPDGNGFDLARELRQDSDCGIVMLTMRSSADDRVEGLESGADAYLVKHASLREIEATIRSVLRRLEQTRASAEGGAGEAGEAAAHGEAGWQFQPMQWQLTAPNAASVRLTGSEVAFLSALIERAGKACPRDEIARVLSRPSLRAEDRSIDALVRRLRRKIEEASGGEAPIKMVYGIGYSFSAPVAVKEG
- a CDS encoding pentapeptide repeat-containing protein, with amino-acid sequence MALEPAGNAAQNQNPNIRSFLKAAAAHARFTSNLPAGQRIVMRMIDLSGLSGLNLDLRSAILTGCTLTDAMLRGSRCDAANLQGVDFSRADLSGCSFVRTDMRGVNLSNARLNDAILRDADLRPGKILRLVNGREESEERPTNMSNTQIERADFSGADLSGALLKLSSAGNATFPRSNLFAANLAGADLSGADFSGAKLREANLVGAQVVGAKFTGADLSGANLRNVDLSKCNLDGADLSGAVRRRPNSELPDWLQPLIDAHSVWINTNGASGTRLDLGGRSLIGLDLSAFDLRAAMLRGADLHNVQLAEADLTLADISEANLNGANLDGAVLDGANLAGSVLTKVKARGTRFLAVPLRDPAGRPTGRNWPANLSRANFSEADLRGCRFGDARREGMMLAGANTTGSDI
- a CDS encoding sensor histidine kinase produces the protein MKIDLLTMNLVLLVQLVVQAAGWFALRRGVRDMPGVRNIMLGSAAAALGAILHAVREVSPGFLIICAANLMIIIAYATVMVGMMQLVGRPSLRWFAWLMVSVTAITWPLLLLLVPGNVSIRIVALTGFIGIITIVTALNMIPATNIRPALRWALVTLNLAHGGTSLLRAFHAQFLRPPDASWQLEPEQVLWVLSTIIYAGLHFIALVALVGSRLLDELTRRNEALANEVETRRQLQAQLSAALEKEGDLRREQRLFIDMVGHDFRTPVAVIDRAAEMLENLLPQAGQGVLQRLEAIRGAGRRLRRLMDTFLANEQLEGGLSAGRRIPVQLKPLLQELCRDVGAGNAERLSLSVAPGEDDLAALGDPDWIATICANLIDNALKYSAAGQPVALSLGRQGGVAIIGIADRGIGIPADDLAQLGERFFRGSNAGKARGTGLGLHAVRRLLEAQNGELRLQSKPGQGTFAEITLPVA
- a CDS encoding sensor histidine kinase, coding for MLLDQKTLAVVLAAVLLLQGIGWLLIWRNQPHTPGVKISFISSLLFVPGLLLLSLRGEVSVWLSDVLANYLGVGGLVLTLFAVADMADRPRPWRIGVGLYAINLVAWPLYALLVPGHVGWIGAIGAVLGMGIALACAREAWGAQQAPKVIRGLIAALNLFHAAFSAFRFIDGLEEILTGSSLVPAGIRSVFYLEFILYAAFFFIGIVALLGSRLAYALVQQNEMLLREADQRRQLQAELAAALAEESAARREQRHFLDMVSHEFRTPLAIMDRAAEMIGITLSAKPEAAPQLGEVAAMRNEGQRLRLMIDAFLAQERLQSGLGEPRRESFDLADQLDEWHVGLDEQQAARIDLDLPQHCLVQGDPDLTRIAIASLVDAALHGVGPQAVPLKLVLHQSVTAAGETTAELILEGNAPATDGESLSEITARRLLEAQGGELLSGTAAGPGRLAVLRLPCRVPEQTG